AATGTTTATAAACATGCAATTTTTGAACTTTTGCCAAATGTAGATACCGTAAATTATAATATTTTATGGAATCTTGGCGATGGTATAACTATTGAAAATCAGTATCTTATCAATCATATTTTTCCATACACTAATATTTATGATGTTACTTGTCAGCTTTCGCACAAAGCAGATTCCAATTGCATTTTGATTATTGAAAAAGAAATTGACCTCGAATGTTATAACGATATAGGTTTCGATTATGAAATAGATTACGATACATGGCAATACGGTTGGAATGCTCTAGTTTGGGCATATGAGGTATATAACGAACCGCCAAATAGTTATGCCTTAAACTGCAATTGTGGCACTGGTGGCACTGGATATACGATGAATAACCACTGGCATTGGAATTGCCTTTATACTAATGTAGGCAATTATCCCATTTCTCTCACAGTTTACGATTTGGAAGATTCGACATGTTTTGGAAGCTACGGACCCATAAATATTACTATTGAAGAACCTGAATGCGATGTATATGCTGCAATAGGCAATGTTTTTCTTTTCGAATACGATAGTATGACAGTAATTGTACAAGGAGGAGGGAATCCTGACTTTTCTTACAACTGGACTTTTGGTGATGGTACATCTGGAGGTGGATATGAAGAATGGCACACATATTCCGACTATGGAGTTTATGAGATTTGCCTGACAGCAATAAACAATTTGGGTGTGGGCTGTTCCGAAACCGATTGTGAATATTTCACCCTCGGCACGCCAGGCTGCAACGATACTCTTGCCCTAAACTACAACCCAAATGCCGATTTTAATAATGGTTCGTGCATTTATAGCGGCACACAGTCAATTTCGCTACCACAAGGCTGGAGCATTTTTTCAACCTACATCGAACCTTACGAAAACAATATTGATAGTGTTTTTC
Above is a window of Bacteroidota bacterium DNA encoding:
- a CDS encoding PKD domain-containing protein, producing NVELETSYFIDTSFWSISWDLGDGAQFFQTNSLQYNYQQIDTFGISLFIEDNNGSICSINLHDTIITTCLIDDLDFSMQRDSTNVSFETSYFLDTTEYQIIWDFGDSTSISNQNNPTNFYNYYGYKTITLSVVYLPDGTCNNQIQKTLNVDSIPCIQSAEIVIYENVYKHAIFELLPNVDTVNYNILWNLGDGITIENQYLINHIFPYTNIYDVTCQLSHKADSNCILIIEKEIDLECYNDIGFDYEIDYDTWQYGWNALVWAYEVYNEPPNSYALNCNCGTGGTGYTMNNHWHWNCLYTNVGNYPISLTVYDLEDSTCFGSYGPINITIEEPECDVYAAIGNVFLFEYDSMTVIVQGGGNPDFSYNWTFGDGTSGGGYEEWHTYSDYGVYEICLTAINNLGVGCSETDCEYFTLGTPGCNDTLALNYNPNADFNNGSCIYSGTQSISLPQGWSIFSTYIEPYENNIDSVFQEIVGNTVLVKNQIGLVYYPQYSITLLDTLALGQGYQVKMSSGDTLSVTGIICQPQNSPITLQAGWSIIGYLRQIPADISQMFSDITQNTEIVKDELGNVYWPQYSVNNIGNMLPGKGYQVKMNVGDVLNY